One part of the Chryseobacterium mulctrae genome encodes these proteins:
- the hutI gene encoding imidazolonepropionase, protein MKLIGPFKQVVTLANLPLRGKLSDEQIEIIVDGGILVNENKIHAIGNFETLKSENQNIEIETIEGEQIVLPAFVDSHTHICFGGNRANDFAMRNAGKTYLEIAESGGGIWSSVQHTRNASEEELLKTLLERIDFLISLGITTIEVKSGYGLDVENELKMLRMIKKAQEKTQATLVPTCLSAHLKPRDFEGTNEEYLNYILTEILPKVKEENLAKRVDIFIEKSAFQPEESKDFLLKTKDLGFEITVHADQFTPGSSRIAVEVGAKSADHLEATIDEDIGFLAKSETVATALPGASLGLGEKFTPARKLLDAGAIVAIASDWNPGSAPMGNLITQASILATFEKLTTAEVLAGMTFRSAFALGLEDRGSLKEGLKADFVTYKTNNFQNVLYNQGSLKVENVYIDGIKVK, encoded by the coding sequence ATGAAACTTATAGGCCCTTTCAAACAAGTTGTAACACTTGCGAATCTTCCGTTAAGAGGAAAACTTTCTGATGAACAAATTGAAATTATCGTCGATGGCGGAATTTTAGTTAATGAAAATAAAATTCATGCAATCGGAAATTTTGAAACTTTAAAATCTGAAAATCAAAATATAGAAATCGAAACAATTGAAGGCGAACAAATCGTACTTCCTGCGTTTGTAGATTCTCACACTCATATTTGTTTTGGTGGAAACCGTGCTAATGATTTTGCGATGCGAAATGCAGGGAAAACCTATCTTGAAATTGCCGAAAGTGGCGGTGGAATCTGGAGTTCGGTACAACATACAAGAAACGCTTCAGAAGAAGAATTGCTGAAAACTTTATTAGAAAGAATTGATTTTTTAATTTCTCTTGGAATTACAACCATTGAAGTAAAAAGCGGTTACGGTTTGGATGTTGAAAACGAGCTGAAAATGCTTAGAATGATTAAAAAAGCACAGGAAAAGACTCAGGCAACTTTAGTTCCGACCTGTCTTTCAGCACATTTAAAGCCACGAGATTTTGAAGGAACTAACGAAGAATATTTAAATTATATTTTAACCGAAATTTTACCAAAAGTAAAAGAAGAAAACCTTGCAAAACGTGTTGATATTTTTATTGAGAAATCAGCATTCCAACCGGAAGAAAGTAAAGATTTCCTACTTAAAACTAAAGACTTAGGTTTCGAAATTACGGTTCATGCAGATCAGTTTACACCGGGAAGCTCTCGAATTGCCGTAGAAGTTGGCGCGAAATCTGCAGATCATTTAGAAGCTACAATCGATGAAGATATCGGCTTTTTGGCAAAGTCTGAAACCGTGGCAACCGCTTTACCGGGAGCTAGTTTAGGATTGGGTGAAAAGTTTACTCCAGCAAGAAAGTTATTGGATGCAGGAGCAATAGTTGCGATTGCAAGTGACTGGAATCCTGGTTCTGCACCGATGGGGAATTTAATTACGCAAGCTTCTATTTTAGCAACATTTGAAAAGTTAACAACCGCAGAAGTTTTAGCAGGAATGACTTTCCGTTCAGCTTTTGCTTTAGGTTTAGAAGACAGAGGAAGTTTAAAGGAAGGTTTAAAAGCAGATTTTGTAACCTATAAAACCAACAATTTCCAAAATGTTCTTTATAATCAAGGAAGCTTGAAGGTAGAGAATGTTTATATCGATGGGATTAAAGTAAAATAA